From Streptomyces chrestomyceticus JCM 4735, one genomic window encodes:
- the dnaE gene encoding DNA polymerase III subunit alpha, translating into MADSFVHLHNHTEYSMLDGAQKLKPMFAEVARQSMPAVAMSDHGNMFGAYEFHQVSKGFDDVKPIIGIEAYVAPSSRRHRKQEFWGPGGQRAMSDDGEGSKDVSGGGRFTHMTMWARNVQGLRNLFYLSTEASYSGQFPAGKPRMDMELIGEHAEGIIATTGCPSGAIQTRLRLNQYAEAREVAAAYQDIFGRENYFLELMDHGLSIERDVRDGLLRLAKDLDIPLLATNDAHYIHEDQADAHDNLLCIGVGKNKADEKRFRFQGGGYYLKTAQEMRALFSELPGACDNTLLIAERIESYNEVFDYVDEMPQYPDVPEGETQESWLRKEVLKGLATRYGDPVPAEVMERFETEMTVIGPMGFSSYFLVVADICKYARDNGVPVGPGRGSATGSIVAYATRITELCPLEHGLLFERFLNPERINPPDVDLDFDDRQRDKMVRYVTEKYGDAYTAMVNTFGKIKAKNAIKDSSRILGYPFSHGERITKALPPDIMGKSIPLDGIFDPEHPRYGEAGEIRQMYENEPDVKKVIDTAKGVEGLTRGTGVHAAAVILSKTKLTDRIPLHMRAADGVKITGFDYPSCEAMGLVKMDFLGLRNLGVIDHALQNIRENRGIKLATVDPMDGDPGKVVIPLDDEKTFELLGRGDTFGVFQLDGGGMRALLKLMEPSRFEDIAAALALYRPGPMAANAHTNYALRQNGKQEPDPIHPELKEVLDPILGSTHHLLIFQEQIMAIARTLAGYTLGGADMLRRAMGKKKPEVLAAEWEKFHAGMRTNGYSEEAVKAIWDVMLPFSGYAFNKSHTAGYGLVSYWTAYLKANYPAEYMAALLTSVGDDKDKAGIYLADARKLGVTVMPPDVNESVAEFAAIGDDVRFGLRSVRNVGDNVIETIIAARKTKGKFASFADFLDKAELPALNKRAVESLIKAGAFDSLGHTRKGLTAAHEPAIDAVVPLKKAAAYGQDDLFAGLGGDEGGAESGFGLDVKIDESEWPRKQLLSTEREMLGMYVSAHPLDGTEHILSANRDTTIPELVASGRTEGVVRLSGLITSIQPKMTKQGNAWAIVNLADRDGTIEVLFFPATYQLVVGALVEDSVVSVQGRINDRDGTVSIFGQELNVLDITSAERTGAAPVQLSLPYHRINEPTLKELKRIMGAHPGDNPVHLAVRGVQKTIVYQLHTMVNPATLASEIKGSFGPDAWQGVV; encoded by the coding sequence GTGGCCGACAGCTTTGTTCACCTGCACAATCACACCGAATATTCCATGCTCGACGGCGCGCAGAAGCTTAAACCGATGTTCGCCGAAGTCGCACGCCAGTCGATGCCCGCCGTCGCGATGAGCGATCACGGCAACATGTTCGGTGCCTATGAGTTCCACCAGGTGTCCAAAGGCTTCGACGACGTCAAACCGATCATCGGCATCGAGGCCTACGTCGCCCCGTCCTCGCGCCGCCACCGTAAGCAGGAATTCTGGGGGCCGGGCGGGCAGCGCGCCATGTCGGACGACGGCGAGGGGTCGAAAGACGTGTCCGGCGGCGGCCGGTTCACCCACATGACGATGTGGGCCCGGAACGTCCAGGGGCTGCGCAATCTTTTCTACCTGTCCACCGAAGCCAGTTACAGCGGACAATTCCCGGCCGGCAAGCCCCGCATGGACATGGAGCTGATCGGCGAGCACGCCGAGGGCATCATCGCGACGACCGGCTGCCCCTCCGGCGCCATCCAGACGCGGCTGCGGCTGAACCAATACGCCGAGGCCCGCGAGGTCGCCGCTGCCTACCAGGACATCTTCGGCCGTGAGAACTACTTCCTGGAGCTGATGGACCACGGCCTGTCCATCGAACGGGACGTCCGGGACGGGCTGCTGCGCCTGGCCAAGGACCTGGACATTCCCCTGCTGGCCACCAACGACGCGCACTACATCCACGAGGACCAGGCGGACGCGCACGACAACCTGCTGTGCATCGGCGTCGGAAAGAACAAGGCCGACGAGAAGCGCTTCCGGTTCCAGGGCGGCGGCTATTACCTGAAGACCGCGCAGGAGATGCGCGCCCTGTTCTCCGAACTCCCCGGAGCGTGCGACAACACCCTGCTCATCGCGGAACGCATCGAGTCGTACAACGAAGTGTTCGACTACGTCGACGAGATGCCGCAGTACCCGGACGTGCCCGAGGGGGAAACCCAGGAGTCGTGGCTGCGCAAGGAGGTCCTGAAGGGCCTCGCCACGCGCTACGGCGATCCTGTCCCCGCCGAGGTCATGGAACGCTTCGAGACCGAGATGACGGTCATCGGGCCCATGGGATTCTCCAGCTACTTCCTCGTGGTCGCGGACATCTGCAAATACGCGCGCGACAACGGCGTGCCGGTCGGTCCGGGCCGCGGTTCGGCCACCGGCTCCATCGTCGCCTACGCCACCCGTATCACCGAGCTGTGCCCCCTGGAGCACGGCCTGCTGTTCGAACGCTTTCTGAATCCCGAGCGCATCAACCCGCCGGATGTCGACCTCGACTTCGACGACCGCCAGCGCGACAAGATGGTGCGCTACGTCACCGAGAAGTACGGCGACGCGTACACCGCCATGGTGAACACGTTCGGCAAGATCAAGGCCAAGAACGCGATCAAGGACTCCTCGCGCATCCTCGGCTATCCGTTCAGCCACGGCGAGCGGATCACCAAAGCGCTGCCGCCGGACATCATGGGCAAGTCCATCCCCCTGGACGGCATCTTCGACCCCGAGCACCCGCGGTACGGCGAGGCCGGCGAGATCCGGCAGATGTACGAGAACGAGCCGGACGTCAAGAAGGTCATCGACACGGCCAAGGGCGTCGAGGGGCTGACCCGCGGCACCGGTGTGCACGCGGCCGCGGTGATTCTTTCCAAGACCAAGCTGACGGACCGTATCCCGCTGCACATGCGGGCCGCCGACGGCGTGAAGATCACCGGTTTCGACTATCCGTCCTGCGAGGCCATGGGCCTGGTCAAGATGGACTTCCTGGGGCTGCGCAACCTGGGCGTCATCGACCACGCGCTGCAGAACATCCGCGAGAACCGCGGCATCAAGCTGGCCACCGTCGACCCGATGGACGGCGACCCCGGGAAAGTCGTCATCCCCCTCGACGACGAGAAGACCTTCGAACTCCTCGGCCGCGGCGACACCTTCGGCGTCTTCCAGCTCGACGGCGGCGGCATGCGCGCCCTGCTGAAACTGATGGAACCGTCACGATTCGAGGACATCGCGGCGGCCCTCGCCCTGTACCGGCCCGGCCCGATGGCCGCCAACGCGCACACCAACTACGCGCTGCGGCAGAACGGCAAGCAGGAGCCGGACCCGATCCACCCCGAGCTGAAGGAAGTCCTCGACCCGATCCTGGGCTCCACCCACCATCTGCTCATCTTCCAGGAGCAGATCATGGCCATCGCCCGGACCCTCGCCGGCTACACCCTCGGCGGCGCCGACATGCTGCGCCGCGCGATGGGCAAGAAGAAGCCCGAAGTGCTGGCCGCCGAATGGGAGAAGTTCCACGCCGGCATGCGGACGAACGGCTACTCCGAGGAGGCCGTGAAGGCCATCTGGGACGTCATGCTCCCGTTCTCCGGATACGCGTTCAACAAGTCCCACACCGCCGGATACGGCCTGGTCTCCTACTGGACCGCCTATCTGAAGGCGAACTATCCGGCCGAATACATGGCCGCGCTGCTGACATCCGTCGGAGATGACAAGGACAAGGCGGGCATCTACCTGGCCGACGCGCGCAAGCTGGGCGTCACCGTCATGCCGCCGGACGTCAACGAGTCCGTCGCGGAGTTCGCGGCCATCGGCGACGACGTACGCTTCGGCCTCCGTTCGGTACGCAATGTCGGCGACAACGTCATCGAGACCATCATCGCGGCCCGTAAGACCAAGGGGAAGTTCGCCTCCTTCGCCGACTTCCTCGACAAGGCCGAGCTGCCCGCGCTCAACAAGCGGGCGGTCGAATCCCTCATCAAGGCCGGCGCGTTCGACTCCCTCGGCCACACCCGTAAAGGGTTGACCGCCGCACACGAACCGGCCATCGACGCGGTCGTGCCGCTGAAGAAGGCCGCCGCGTACGGACAGGACGACCTGTTCGCCGGGCTCGGGGGCGACGAAGGCGGCGCGGAATCGGGATTCGGCCTCGATGTGAAGATCGACGAGAGTGAATGGCCGCGTAAGCAACTGCTCTCCACCGAGCGGGAGATGCTCGGCATGTACGTCTCGGCGCACCCGCTGGACGGCACCGAGCACATCCTCTCCGCCAACCGGGACACCACCATCCCCGAGCTGGTGGCCTCCGGCCGCACCGAAGGCGTGGTGCGCCTGTCCGGGCTGATCACCAGCATCCAGCCGAAGATGACCAAGCAGGGCAACGCCTGGGCGATCGTCAACCTGGCCGACCGGGACGGCACCATCGAGGTGCTGTTCTTCCCCGCCACCTACCAGCTCGTCGTGGGCGCCCTGGTCGAGGACAGCGTGGTGTCGGTCCAGGGCCGCATCAACGACCGGGACGGCACGGTCAGCATCTTCGGGCAGGAGCTGAACGTACTCGACATCACCTCGGCGGAGCGCACCGGTGCGGCCCCCGTGCAGCTCAGCCTCCCCTACCACCGCATCAACGAGCCCACCCTCAAGGAACTGAAGCGCATCATGGGTGCGCACCCCGGGGACAACCCCGTCCACCTCGCGGTACGCGGAGTGCAGAAGACGATCGTGTACCAGCTCCACACCATGGTGAATCCGGCCACGCTCGCCTCCGAGATCAAGGGCTCCTTCGGGCCGGACGCGTGGCAAGGCGTGGTGTGA
- a CDS encoding class I SAM-dependent methyltransferase, whose amino-acid sequence MEKSRDPKPMTAQEWDLTYRCGDPVWDEPPTAPLARLLTRHAPPPEDVIDVGCGLGSTARWLAEHGYRVTGCDFSPRAIALARARTPAALTVRFTTADVTHLPPRLGPFPVALERGVLHALPQMTDRRHFVAAMARVCLPGGLWIHVGASAPTVKTELSQVRGPSRMAEPTFLALVAPHFTVLEIDYAPFGSRSATWQARHAVLRRHASPGPPSRARRG is encoded by the coding sequence ATGGAAAAGTCACGGGACCCGAAGCCCATGACGGCACAGGAATGGGACCTGACCTATCGATGCGGCGACCCGGTCTGGGACGAGCCGCCCACCGCGCCCCTGGCCCGCCTGCTCACCCGGCACGCGCCGCCACCCGAGGACGTGATCGATGTCGGCTGCGGGCTGGGCTCCACCGCACGCTGGCTCGCCGAGCACGGCTACCGGGTCACCGGCTGCGATTTCTCGCCACGGGCGATCGCCCTGGCACGCGCCCGTACGCCCGCGGCGCTGACCGTCCGGTTCACGACGGCCGACGTCACGCACCTACCACCGCGGCTCGGCCCGTTTCCGGTGGCACTGGAACGGGGCGTGCTGCACGCCCTACCGCAGATGACGGACCGACGGCACTTCGTCGCGGCGATGGCGCGGGTCTGCCTGCCGGGTGGCCTCTGGATCCACGTAGGCGCGAGCGCCCCCACCGTGAAGACGGAACTCTCTCAGGTGCGAGGCCCCTCCCGGATGGCCGAGCCGACGTTTCTCGCCCTGGTCGCACCCCATTTCACCGTCCTGGAGATCGACTACGCCCCGTTCGGCAGCCGCTCGGCCACCTGGCAGGCGCGGCACGCCGTACTCCGCCGCCACGCGTCTCCGGGGCCGCCCTCGCGCGCACGGAGGGGGTGA